In Blastopirellula marina, the following proteins share a genomic window:
- a CDS encoding ABC transporter ATP-binding protein, which translates to MAKVVLNQVSKRFSGSVAAVSELNLEVADQEFLVLVGPSGCGKTTSLRMIAGLEDVSGGEITIGDRNVTHVSPKDRDIAMVFQNYALYPHMTVRRNMSFGLQLRYGGNFVSRLWRRLRDAQSAAEREKQYQQIPTKVDQVAATLGISKLLDRYPRELSGGERQRVALGRAIVRQPAAFLFDEPLSNLDAKLRVEMRRELKELHRRLGATMIYVTHDQVEAMTLGDRIAVMDQGVLQQVGSPSEVYHKPANRFVASFLGTPGMNLLEGELVEENGQFQFRAFGVRLEVVANQRPELKPSSSRKIVLGVRPEDILLTEESSADCPHAGRGQVELVESLGDTGYVHIRLSGEAPGSAELPRITAKANGAVLNSNLEAGPVPMGFRAQSLHWFDVATGLRLSPAGRD; encoded by the coding sequence ATGGCGAAAGTCGTTCTAAATCAAGTTAGTAAACGATTTTCGGGCTCGGTCGCTGCTGTTAGTGAGCTGAATTTAGAGGTTGCCGACCAGGAATTCCTGGTACTGGTGGGTCCCAGTGGTTGTGGAAAGACAACCTCACTGCGGATGATCGCCGGTCTCGAGGACGTTTCCGGCGGTGAAATCACAATCGGGGACCGAAACGTCACCCACGTCTCGCCGAAAGATCGGGACATCGCCATGGTTTTTCAAAACTATGCGTTGTATCCCCACATGACGGTGCGGCGGAATATGTCGTTTGGTCTGCAGCTTCGTTACGGAGGAAACTTCGTTTCCCGTTTGTGGCGACGGCTGCGAGATGCCCAGAGCGCCGCAGAGCGTGAAAAGCAGTATCAGCAAATCCCGACGAAGGTCGACCAGGTCGCCGCCACGCTGGGAATTAGCAAGCTGCTGGATCGTTACCCGCGAGAGCTTTCGGGCGGGGAGCGTCAACGGGTAGCCCTAGGACGCGCAATTGTGCGACAGCCGGCTGCCTTTTTGTTTGACGAACCTTTGTCAAATCTCGATGCGAAACTTCGTGTCGAGATGCGACGAGAATTAAAAGAACTTCACCGTCGCCTTGGTGCGACGATGATATACGTCACCCATGATCAGGTCGAAGCGATGACGCTCGGTGATCGGATCGCGGTGATGGACCAAGGAGTTCTCCAGCAAGTCGGTTCGCCGAGCGAGGTTTATCACAAACCCGCCAATCGGTTCGTCGCCAGCTTTCTGGGAACGCCTGGCATGAACTTGCTCGAAGGTGAGCTGGTCGAAGAGAATGGCCAATTCCAATTCCGTGCCTTTGGAGTGCGATTGGAAGTTGTCGCCAACCAGCGTCCCGAGCTCAAGCCAAGCAGTTCGAGGAAAATAGTCCTCGGAGTTCGCCCGGAAGACATTCTTCTTACCGAAGAGTCTTCTGCCGACTGCCCCCACGCAGGTCGCGGTCAGGTCGAACTGGTCGAATCGCTGGGAGATACGGGCTATGTCCATATTCGTCTTTCCGGCGAGGCACCTGGTAGTGCAGAACTGCCTCGGATTACGGCTAAGGCCAATGGCGCTGTGTTAAACAGCAACCTGGAAGCCGGCCCCGTACCGATGGGATTCAGAGCCCAGTCGCTGCATTGGTTTGACGTAGCAACAGGTCTTCGTCTTTCGCCTGCCGGGCGAGACTGA
- a CDS encoding beta-ketoacyl-[acyl-carrier-protein] synthase family protein → MQSRRVVITGMGQISPLGMDLASFSAALESGTSGIRQIESLPADALPSPYAGEALEFTGNITDFGDVDKNQTRSIRKNLKVMCREIQMGVAAAQRALQHSGLEMGAFDPERSGVIFGSDYMMTIPEEFDKATAACVNGSNEFDFDVWAEKGLPEITPLWLLKYLPNMPASHVAIFNDMRGPNNSITLREASAGAALGEAMMTIARGHADVIVAGSTGTRVHETRTCHSYLQDPIATGTDEMAGKCLPFDLNRKGMIIGEGAGSLVLESLEHAEARGAKILGEVIGQSICTGWNANRTPDRATAINNALTVTCRDAGIKPSDIQHINAHGLGSQQSDWDEAAGLTRFLGDKSLEVPVVAMKSYFGNLGAGSGIIEVIGSLLAQQKKSLPGTLGYSTPDPKCKLKLSAEPQEITSDGVFVSLNFSPQGQASAIAIRGV, encoded by the coding sequence ATGCAATCGAGACGAGTCGTCATTACTGGTATGGGTCAGATCAGCCCCCTAGGGATGGATCTGGCCAGCTTCTCCGCAGCTCTGGAATCAGGCACCTCTGGGATCCGCCAAATCGAGAGTCTGCCGGCCGATGCGTTACCGTCCCCCTATGCTGGCGAAGCCCTTGAGTTCACGGGCAACATCACCGACTTTGGCGATGTCGACAAGAACCAGACACGGTCGATCCGTAAAAACTTGAAGGTCATGTGCCGCGAGATCCAAATGGGGGTCGCCGCCGCTCAGCGTGCTCTTCAACACAGTGGACTGGAAATGGGGGCCTTCGATCCCGAAAGGTCAGGCGTCATCTTCGGCTCCGACTACATGATGACCATCCCCGAAGAGTTCGACAAAGCCACCGCCGCGTGCGTTAATGGCTCGAATGAGTTCGACTTCGACGTCTGGGCCGAAAAGGGCCTGCCAGAGATCACACCGCTCTGGCTGCTCAAATACCTGCCGAACATGCCGGCCAGCCACGTCGCCATTTTCAACGACATGCGTGGCCCGAATAACTCGATCACGCTCCGAGAGGCTTCGGCTGGGGCCGCCTTGGGCGAAGCGATGATGACCATTGCCCGCGGACACGCCGATGTGATTGTTGCCGGCTCGACCGGTACTCGCGTGCATGAAACCCGCACGTGCCACTCGTACCTTCAGGACCCAATCGCGACAGGAACGGACGAAATGGCCGGCAAGTGCCTGCCGTTCGACCTGAACCGCAAAGGGATGATCATCGGTGAAGGGGCCGGCTCGCTGGTCCTGGAATCGCTAGAACACGCCGAGGCTCGCGGGGCCAAAATCCTGGGCGAAGTCATTGGACAGTCGATCTGTACTGGCTGGAACGCTAATCGCACGCCCGATCGGGCGACCGCCATCAACAATGCCCTGACGGTCACTTGCCGCGATGCTGGCATCAAGCCGAGCGATATTCAGCACATCAACGCCCACGGCCTGGGTAGCCAGCAGTCTGACTGGGACGAGGCCGCAGGGCTAACGCGGTTCCTGGGAGACAAATCGCTCGAGGTTCCGGTGGTGGCTATGAAGAGCTATTTCGGTAACCTTGGGGCCGGTTCAGGCATCATTGAAGTGATTGGTAGTCTGCTTGCCCAGCAGAAAAAATCGCTGCCGGGCACCCTGGGATACTCCACCCCAGACCCCAAATGCAAACTCAAGTTATCGGCCGAGCCACAAGAGATCACCTCGGACGGGGTGTTTGTGAGCCTGAATTTCAGCCCGCAAGGACAGGCCTCGGCGATCGCGATTCGCGGAGTTTAA
- a CDS encoding macro domain-containing protein produces MKITLCAIDARLTEAWQEACGDLDFVEVYRGSILDLRCDAVVSPANSFGFMDGGIDALYTSHFGFPLQQRLQELICQRHHGELLVGAAEIVDTDDQRIPFLIAAPTMRVPTILKDSINPYLAARAALLLVREGFFPSGMLIGERIRDGVKSIAFPGLGTGVGRVAPEICARQVRQAINEVVLGQHTFPTSWLDAQIRHQKMFTDRIRDLQSDS; encoded by the coding sequence GTGAAGATTACCCTCTGTGCCATTGATGCCAGGCTGACCGAAGCCTGGCAGGAAGCTTGTGGCGATCTCGATTTTGTTGAGGTCTATCGTGGGTCCATTCTCGACTTACGATGTGATGCCGTTGTAAGCCCTGCCAACAGCTTTGGTTTTATGGATGGCGGCATCGATGCTCTCTACACCTCGCATTTTGGCTTTCCACTCCAACAGCGCCTGCAAGAGCTCATTTGCCAACGGCACCACGGCGAACTCCTAGTCGGTGCCGCAGAAATCGTCGATACGGACGACCAACGTATTCCGTTCTTAATCGCCGCTCCCACGATGCGGGTGCCGACGATTCTTAAAGATTCGATCAACCCCTACCTGGCAGCAAGGGCCGCACTATTATTGGTGCGTGAGGGGTTTTTCCCGTCCGGCATGCTCATTGGCGAGAGAATTCGTGATGGCGTGAAATCGATTGCATTTCCCGGCCTAGGCACAGGCGTGGGAAGAGTCGCTCCCGAAATTTGTGCCCGCCAGGTACGTCAGGCAATCAACGAGGTCGTACTAGGGCAACACACGTTCCCTACATCTTGGCTCGACGCTCAAATTCGACATCAAAAGATGTTTACCGATCGTATTCGAGACCTGCAATCCGACTCTTAA
- the fabF gene encoding beta-ketoacyl-ACP synthase II: protein MMKRRVVVTGMGIVSSLSCQLDQFWSKLIAGESGIHEIKILDTSRFKVKFAADVHDWAPDEYIDSKEQKRLDRFSQFGMVAGIDAVNQSGLDFSQEDSYRCGVILGSGVGGIATIEEQTEKLLTKGADRVSPMTIPRLMLNAAGGNISIRYGMRGPNYTVATACASATNALGDALKAIQYDEADVMISGGTEAGITPMGISAFSNMKALSFRNDDPQKASRPFDLDRDGFVMAEGAGVVVLEELEHAKARGANILAELVGFGCSGDGGHITSPDPEGRGAARAMQNALNDAGLPPEVIDYINAHGTSTPPGDKAETTAIKTVYGDHAYKLAVSSTKSSLGHSLGASGGIELIACIKAIQEGVIPPTINLEKPDPACDLDYTPNEAKNRKVSYAMSNSFGFGGHNACVIVKEYAE from the coding sequence ATCATGAAGCGTCGCGTTGTCGTTACCGGAATGGGGATTGTCTCCTCGCTTAGCTGCCAACTAGATCAGTTCTGGTCCAAGTTGATTGCAGGGGAGAGTGGTATCCATGAAATCAAAATCCTGGATACGTCCCGGTTCAAGGTGAAGTTCGCCGCTGACGTTCATGATTGGGCACCGGACGAGTACATCGACTCGAAGGAACAAAAACGTCTTGACCGTTTCTCTCAGTTTGGAATGGTCGCGGGAATCGACGCCGTCAATCAGTCCGGCCTCGATTTCTCGCAAGAAGATTCTTACCGCTGCGGCGTAATCCTGGGATCTGGCGTGGGTGGCATTGCCACCATCGAAGAGCAAACCGAAAAGCTCCTCACCAAGGGTGCCGATCGTGTCTCGCCAATGACCATTCCCCGGCTGATGCTCAACGCTGCAGGTGGTAACATCTCCATCCGCTACGGCATGCGTGGTCCGAACTACACCGTAGCCACTGCATGTGCCAGTGCGACCAACGCTCTGGGCGATGCCCTCAAAGCAATTCAATACGATGAAGCGGACGTCATGATTTCCGGCGGTACCGAAGCTGGTATCACGCCGATGGGAATCAGTGCCTTCTCGAACATGAAGGCCCTCTCATTTCGTAACGACGACCCTCAAAAGGCCAGCCGCCCATTCGACCTCGATCGCGACGGTTTCGTCATGGCCGAAGGGGCCGGCGTTGTCGTCTTGGAAGAACTGGAACACGCCAAGGCCCGCGGGGCCAACATCCTGGCCGAACTGGTCGGCTTTGGCTGCAGTGGTGACGGTGGTCACATCACTTCGCCGGACCCAGAAGGTCGCGGTGCTGCCCGGGCAATGCAGAACGCACTGAACGATGCAGGGCTGCCCCCCGAAGTGATCGACTACATCAACGCTCACGGAACGAGCACGCCTCCAGGCGACAAAGCCGAAACAACCGCCATCAAGACAGTCTACGGCGACCACGCCTACAAGCTGGCCGTCTCCAGCACCAAGAGCTCGCTCGGCCATTCGCTGGGTGCCAGTGGCGGCATCGAACTGATCGCCTGCATCAAAGCCATCCAGGAAGGGGTCATTCCACCGACCATCAACCTGGAAAAGCCAGATCCGGCTTGCGATCTCGACTACACGCCAAACGAAGCCAAGAACCGCAAGGTCAGCTACGCCATGAGCAACAGCTTCGGCTTCGGTGGCCATAACGCCTGCGTTATCGTCAAAGAATACGCCGAGTAG
- the acpP gene encoding acyl carrier protein: protein MSVEERVIEIVASQLGVDKEKVSRDSSFVNDLGADSLDMVELVMELEEEFDIDIPEDSADKIETVGQAIDYLEEAKNS from the coding sequence GTGTCGGTTGAAGAGCGTGTAATTGAGATCGTTGCTAGCCAACTGGGTGTTGATAAAGAAAAGGTTTCCCGCGACAGCTCGTTCGTGAACGATCTGGGTGCCGACTCGCTGGACATGGTCGAGCTGGTCATGGAGCTGGAAGAAGAATTTGATATCGACATTCCAGAGGATTCCGCGGATAAGATCGAAACGGTCGGTCAAGCGATCGACTACCTGGAAGAAGCCAAGAACTCCTAA
- the fabG gene encoding 3-oxoacyl-[acyl-carrier-protein] reductase, with protein sequence MSDVDRTALPVDLTGKIAIVTGASQGIGQQIAIGLGKRGAKVACVARSADKLAETVAAIKAAGGEAEAFPCDVTSRESVEQLVDKVAETWEKVDILVNNAGVTRDNLLPRMTDEEWDTVINTNLRGMFLFSRAASKYMMRARYGRIINISSVSGIMGNPGQTNYSASKAGMIGFTRSLSRELAGRKVTINAICPGFIESEMTKALGPVVEEEVKKRIPAKRMGKPEEIADAVLFLASDHAAYVTGQVLTVDGGMTG encoded by the coding sequence ATGAGCGATGTTGACCGAACCGCACTTCCCGTTGATTTGACTGGCAAGATCGCCATCGTGACTGGTGCCTCGCAAGGGATTGGCCAGCAAATCGCCATTGGCCTGGGCAAACGCGGTGCTAAGGTCGCCTGCGTGGCCCGCAGTGCCGACAAGCTGGCTGAAACGGTTGCCGCCATTAAGGCAGCCGGCGGCGAGGCTGAGGCCTTCCCCTGCGACGTGACATCGCGAGAAAGCGTCGAGCAACTGGTCGACAAGGTTGCCGAAACCTGGGAAAAAGTCGATATCCTGGTAAACAATGCCGGCGTTACCCGCGACAACTTGCTTCCCCGCATGACCGACGAAGAATGGGATACGGTCATCAATACGAACCTGCGAGGCATGTTCCTGTTCAGCCGAGCCGCGTCGAAGTACATGATGCGTGCCCGATATGGCCGTATCATCAATATCAGCAGCGTCTCAGGCATCATGGGCAACCCAGGCCAGACGAACTACTCCGCATCCAAAGCGGGCATGATCGGTTTTACCCGCAGCCTGAGCCGCGAATTGGCTGGTCGCAAGGTGACGATCAACGCAATCTGCCCGGGCTTCATCGAATCGGAAATGACCAAAGCCCTAGGCCCAGTGGTCGAAGAAGAAGTCAAAAAACGCATTCCAGCAAAGCGAATGGGCAAGCCAGAGGAGATCGCCGATGCGGTCCTGTTCCTGGCCAGCGACCATGCTGCCTATGTTACCGGTCAGGTCCTGACCGTCGACGGCGGCATGACCGGCTAG
- the fabD gene encoding ACP S-malonyltransferase, whose amino-acid sequence MSKIAFLFPGQGAQTVGMGKSLYDTLPAAKEYFDQANQILGYDLASVCFEGPSEKLDSTVHSQPALFVTSIAALAQLRDQSPDVLLSAEATAGLSLGEYTAMVFAGVMEFEDALKVVQVRGEAMQAASDATPSGMVSILGLEQDAVEKICDEARGDGILQIANLLCPGNIVVSGTNDACERAAEVAEKSGAMKVIPLAVAGAFHTEIMRPAVDKLTAALANVTLRSPKIPVISNVDAQPHDDPEEIRSLLQQQVCSQVRWEQSMRYLLDQGFDEFYEIGAGKVLRGLMKRINRKVAFTGVEA is encoded by the coding sequence ATGAGCAAAATCGCATTTCTATTCCCGGGACAAGGCGCGCAAACCGTTGGAATGGGGAAATCCCTTTACGACACGCTGCCGGCCGCGAAAGAGTACTTCGACCAAGCCAACCAGATTCTAGGCTACGATCTGGCCTCGGTCTGCTTTGAAGGCCCCAGCGAAAAGCTAGACTCCACCGTCCACAGCCAGCCGGCCTTGTTCGTTACCAGTATTGCCGCCTTGGCGCAACTGCGTGACCAATCGCCGGACGTCTTGCTTTCTGCGGAAGCCACCGCCGGACTGAGCCTGGGCGAGTACACAGCCATGGTCTTTGCTGGCGTGATGGAGTTTGAAGACGCACTGAAAGTCGTTCAAGTACGCGGTGAAGCGATGCAAGCCGCTTCCGATGCCACGCCTAGCGGCATGGTCAGCATCCTCGGGCTCGAACAGGACGCCGTCGAAAAGATCTGCGACGAAGCCCGCGGCGATGGCATTCTTCAAATTGCCAACCTGCTTTGCCCCGGAAACATTGTCGTTTCTGGCACCAACGATGCCTGCGAGCGAGCCGCCGAAGTGGCGGAGAAGAGCGGGGCGATGAAGGTCATTCCATTGGCCGTCGCTGGTGCGTTCCATACGGAAATCATGCGACCAGCCGTTGATAAGCTGACGGCCGCACTCGCAAATGTCACGCTCAGGAGCCCGAAAATCCCGGTTATTTCCAACGTTGACGCCCAGCCACACGACGACCCGGAAGAGATTCGCTCGCTTTTGCAGCAGCAAGTCTGCTCTCAGGTTCGCTGGGAACAATCGATGCGTTACCTCTTGGATCAAGGCTTTGACGAGTTTTACGAAATCGGTGCCGGCAAAGTACTTCGCGGCCTGATGAAGCGAATCAATCGCAAGGTTGCGTTCACCGGCGTTGAAGCCTAA
- the rpmF gene encoding 50S ribosomal protein L32, with translation MAVPKRKQSNSRTGMRRAHDGLKARELTLCPNCLHERRVRVAVPTHVVCPECGYYQGRNVMPSSEVAE, from the coding sequence ATGGCAGTACCAAAGAGAAAACAGTCGAATTCCCGTACCGGCATGCGTCGCGCTCACGATGGCCTGAAGGCCCGCGAGTTGACTCTCTGCCCTAATTGCTTGCACGAACGTCGCGTTCGCGTGGCTGTTCCGACCCACGTGGTGTGCCCAGAATGTGGTTACTACCAAGGCCGAAACGTCATGCCGTCCAGCGAAGTCGCCGAATAA
- a CDS encoding bacterioferritin has translation MDQAVIDKLNEILKHEWTGVAQYSQAGFVVSGLWREVYSEMFLEAAKESFGHAKIVGQKISALGGVPTIERNQVKQTDDLYEMLTNGLAFESKAVELYQEVLSMVDGKNRPLVVLLEEILLEEQEGVDEFTMILKDPTVAAQARGGSASKAG, from the coding sequence ATGGACCAGGCCGTAATTGACAAGTTGAATGAAATTTTGAAGCACGAATGGACCGGAGTCGCTCAGTACTCGCAGGCCGGCTTCGTTGTCAGCGGGCTGTGGCGCGAAGTTTACAGTGAAATGTTCCTGGAAGCCGCCAAGGAATCGTTCGGTCACGCCAAGATCGTCGGCCAGAAGATCTCTGCCCTAGGTGGCGTTCCGACCATTGAACGCAACCAAGTGAAGCAAACCGACGACCTGTACGAAATGCTGACCAACGGTCTGGCATTCGAATCGAAGGCCGTCGAGCTTTACCAGGAAGTTCTGTCGATGGTCGACGGAAAGAATCGCCCACTGGTCGTTCTGCTGGAAGAAATCCTGCTGGAAGAACAGGAAGGCGTGGACGAATTCACGATGATCCTGAAGGATCCAACCGTTGCGGCCCAGGCTCGCGGCGGAAGTGCTTCCAAGGCCGGTTAA